The Medicago truncatula cultivar Jemalong A17 chromosome 7, MtrunA17r5.0-ANR, whole genome shotgun sequence genome includes the window tgaatatttatgattggataattattcatgtgattgatatatgtggatatgaactatcaagttgtgatataagtacttatgcatgactattattattcaagtacatgatattatttgttttgattattatctggattatgataatgtaatgcttaccctcagtggttttaaccgcctacttgcctgtatgggtgagtagacgttgtgcaggagtagtctcggtgagtctttgcttgggatatcgggagcttcctccgatttcggtgtcgtgtcggctctgatctaggcttgtcgtgtcggtctagattaggttgtttatattttcctttggattattattttgttgatgactgcccgtatgtttgggttttgagatttatctttgggatattatttatttgctcatggcatgtatatatttgatcactctgatttatattccgctgtaactgttgaggtttacatacatgtctatcggtttttgaattttgaataagacgtaatctctatttcttgaataaatgtattattcgcatgtttaattactttaatagaaataggagcgttacagtGTGTCCTTTGAAAAATCTCCTTTaccctttccaaaaaaaactctCAACTTATgcttaagagaaatgatatttgtacaaccattttgctataactttttgacaactttctctctcatactcacatgatgttgTTATCCtccctctttattttttttctctccattgtttttgaccaatcaaaagagagaaaggcaaagttgtcaccaaagttgtcattaaatagatgtacaaatatcattattatATGCTTAATCACGGTTCACTTTTTCTACTGTCACTCATATTCATATTTCAATCAactcataaaaataaagttgGTTTATAGTCATTATCACAGacaattgaaatttgaaagtcATTTTTCAAGACTCTCTAAATCATTTCTTAAAAATGatacttttcaaaattatttcacAATGCTAATTTTGactatttaattttgaaataattttgacCATGTATGAAACCTTCACTCACTGTGGTTTTTATATCCCATGCAATTTCAAGACTTTTGCTACTTTGTTGTCTCATTTATGGAAGTacactttttataaaataactactatatcatattaaaaaagGCTATTGTGTATTAAAAGGAGAATGCTACCGAGTGTCACAAGAGCATTGGTTAAGCAActaaaacaagtaagtttttaataaaagataGTGTTTCTTTCGTCCCATATTAAGTGATAGAGTTGACTCAGTCACACATACcgatacatattttttatctttaattatatattagaaaaaattctaaaaatttctGAGATTTCACTTTCCGAGAGACTTGACTAAAGATGGAATCATAAAACTAATGCATTGCAAACTGTTTTTGGTAATGTTGAGGACAAAGCTTGGAGTAGTTGATGGATTAAATTGATGCTAGCTCTTGTAAACTGGTTTTGGTAATGCACATTTTAAGGGAGGGACGGTTAGGTATTAGAACTTATTACTTGAGTTGTTTTGTGTGTTTTAGACTTAGTTTGCATTGCTTACTTGTAAAGCAAGCTAGCTTTTAGTCCTTTGATACTTTACTATAAATAAGTATCTTTGATGTAATTTCACACATTAAATAGTAACAATTCAATCCTCTCCTATCATATTATCATACATTGTAAATTGTAgcatttgatttttgaatgaataattttttaatttgaaagtcactgtttttaaatataagtaaaattgactttttaggttcatttatttaatgatatatatggtccataccatatacatcattaaataaatgaacctaaaaagtcaattttaatataaaacggagggagtacatgacaactcttttcattttattttttgtttgaaaacaaaAGTCAATTGTCATCCTCTCGGTTTCTTTCTCAGTGTCTTGTTTTGGCTAAGACATTACTTTGTCTTATTGCTGCTTACCAACAACCTCTGTCAAaagttgtgttgttgttgattaaaaTAAGGCATAGTTTACCGTAATCAAAAGACGGTGAAGTACAAAATGAACCTATAAAAATATTGGTCTATGATGAACTAATTTTTTGTACCATTAGATCATATGAATCCACCAAATTTTATTATGGTCTATAAACATCAAATTTCACCCATCTTCTTTATAACTCTCATTTAATCtctctacttttttttgttacattttttttttcatttagcaATAcaattagtcttttttttacGACACTTTGTATTGAtcgagtttttaaaaaatataagaattaatttattttgttttgaaaggatatgaattaaatttcttaaaaaaaataagtaacatgaattaaataagtattcaattgattttttttttacaaattttttttttagttgttgttgcttatgttattaaataacttctttttgaattgttgttgttgttgttctttctttattatttttgtttttaatcttatgggtttcttattttttgttttgtttttaaaataaaattgtatacttaaatattaatgaaaaaaatctgatacacgtaaaataaatcttaaaactgaaatattataaaaaaaactgaaaataatttatttaattgaaatgaaatataaaaattgaaatgaattaaatcaaaaatataatttaatcaaaagaaattaattaagtattttaaccaaaaaattaaaaattaatttattaatatgtaaaatatatattaaattgattaatttaaattaataaatatcttaaatattaattgaattacattttattatgaattactAATattcttttatgtcatttatattttattatgtattgATGAGTTGTATTTGGTGTGGATGAACCATGATAAGAATTGGTTGTTGATTCAAtttaaaggttaaaaaaaattggttcattttagacCAAAATTTCATTGATCCAAGCTAAATGGCACCTCAAAAGACACTGTCACTGTTGTAAGTTGTAACAGCTGAAAACGGAAAGAAAGTTGATTTATACGAATTCTTCTTCATACGACACCACGTTTTCACTGTGGATGCTTTTTTACGGCACAACACAATAAATGAGGTAGATACAACTCCTCCACGCCATGTGCAGCGCGCGTGGCTCCTTCGTTTGTGGAAAAACACAATAATTTTggttatattttgattttaccaattACTCTCTACCTGTTCCTGTACGCAAGCCAAACCCAATGCACTTAATTTCGTTAATGTCCAAATAACTTGTGCACCAATAATCCACTATACTTGGCTTCTACTAGCATAAATGACATGATTAGATGCAAAAATGTTTTCACCAACCGTAGGCCATTAGTAGTTAACTGACCATGGTTTAACTAAAAGAATCGAAGAACTAAAGTTGGCAAAGAAAACCATAGATCACGGAGGACAACCTTCTAGTATAAATGATGTTAAAATATACTACTATGAACCATAAATTACATCATGAGTTTCCCATGAGCAATCATATTCATACAGACAGAATAATAGAATTGCAGTAATTCGTTAagcaatataaaaaacattcatCTAGCATTGCATTTAGAATGCCATAGGTAGGAAGTGCATAATATTGCACTCAGTTAATACTGACACATAATAATTGAAACCATAAAGAAATTCGTggcaacaaaattcaaattatattacatcaataaattaaatgagGAAAAAATTAAAGCAGAAAAAAGTGAACCGAAAAGGGTAAAGAAATGACAACAAAATGCAAGGTATTTAGTTACAAACCTGTTTGTAGGGTATAACCCTCCTAAATTAGCTAAATATCCCATATAAAACCAAATGCTAGTTAAAACAAATTACATTGTCGACACCACAAAATTACACAACCACAAGACACCCcatacatataaaaatatactatGTCATGATCTTTAATATACCACACAAAGGACTAATCAGATTCACTAGCAGCAGTTGGCTAAATCATTGCATTTGCATGGAATCTATGTTCTTACTCAGCTCCTCCAGCTTCTTCATCCTCAATCTTTCACTTTCCCCCACCAGCTAATCACCATCAACAATTTAAGAGGaatcaataatcaataaaattaagaacATAAAACCCCACATGTATCAGCCTAAAGATATTTATGTATATTCAATGTGTGTATGGTTTCTCGGTAGACAGCTAACAATGATTATAAACactaaattgattttgacatgagGAAAATGTCCACTTCAGAAacatgaggaaaaaaaaactggaGTCAATCCATTTTCGTTTGTAATATGTGTTTGGTTCTGAGgtgataaaaattatttttaaatgaattgattctcaataatttatgtttgaatacattTGTGTACATGTGACTTGAACAACAAATTTGAGTGTAAAAGTGCAgtcaagaataaaaaaaaactacaagtTACAGTTTAAGCAAGAATCAAGTTTtaagttaaaatcaattttactctaCTTAgaaaccaaacatgtcaaatcaattttacacctCTATAATCAATCTTCACACCTCCAAAAGTGGAACCAAAGAAGCTTGGTTGAACTGGTGTTGTTTTAGAGTTCATTCTAtaatttgaaactaaaatttgCTGTTGAACTCATTTTATGTGAATATATTCAAACAAATCATTTCACAATTAACTAAAGAAATgacaacaaaatcaattttatttacaaaatcaattcatttatattcaatttttatcaaatcaGAACTACACACTAGGAGGATAATTTGAGACTAACCTCCATTAATTTAGTAATTAGCTGTACTTTTTCCCTATTCTTTTCATTGAAAGCTTCAAGGGCATCTTTGTATTCTTTCTCCTGTAACGTatcaaaaattcaaattcaatggtgtcactaataataaaaaaaaatatcattagacCAAAAACATTTATTAACAGTTTTTCTATGAATTTAAAATAACCTAGCTCACCTTCTTCTGGCAGGTATGACCAAGTGGCTTTAATTCTTTGTTTACTGAATCAATTCTCTTTCTTACAAGTGAAACTTCTTTCCTCATTGGATCTGCAAGGGCTTCAAGCTCCTGATATTCCTCAAATAACAAAAAGTTTGCAATTTGTTCAATTacatatcaatatatcaacatgcttatggaaggaaaaaaaaattaatggatgaatatattatttaaagacaaattattaattatttgtttcatATACTAATACTACTTTCTGACAAGAACAAATCCAGGGGAATCATAAAAgacaagagaaaagaaaaatataattatttttgaattcaaattcaCTCTGTTTTTAGAACAAAACAACAGATCGGGCTTAATCAAGTGCTCTGCATGTTCTACAAGCCTaaattaatctaattattaCAACAAAACTTGATTTATTAAGAATAATATGCAAGAAAATGACCCAAGTACCTTGttgtttttgcaaaaataaataaatagttcaattaaagaaaatataaataaataaaataaaatttaatttattccaACAAACTCTTGTTCACCAGATTCCAACACAACAACTACTTCCTCGTATTGAATCCTTAAATTTTTGTACTTATGTTtggtcaatttatttttttcaaaaaaattaatattttttttccaaaaataaaaagggtttcAAAGTTtgagtgaaaatgaaattcaagataaatctaaaaaaaaaaaaaaaaaggttgaaaaTATAAACCTCACGAATGGTAGCAAGACGTTTAGTTTCTTCTTCAACACGACCCAACTGAAACTGAACCTTGTCTCTAActtccatcttcttcttttcaatttcttcttctttagccCTAAAAGTTGATAGAGCAGACCTTGACATCTCTTCATCTTCCTTTGACAAGTGACTGCTAAAGCTTAAACTCCCTGAATTCTGTACAACCAACTGGTTGTTACTGTTGCTTTGTTGTTCACTCATCTTTGTTGTTCAATTCTTCTTGCTCTTCTTTGaatttttctctttgtttttagtctctttcttcttttatttttgtctttctttttctcttttgctttgtttttgaaatgatgatgaagtgttttcttttcttttcttttcttttgttctgtttGTGTTGTGAGTGCGCTTTCTTATGTTATCTGTTTTGCTCCTTTGCTTTTATTTATGGACCAAATCAAAACGTACAATATTCATTTTCAatgagttttaatttttaattaatgaataataaataaaataatcccaGGTTGGGTTGGAAAATTACTAGAAATGTGTCACTTTCTTTCTTCTACTTTATCTTTATGAAGAAATGGTCACAATAAATTAAGTATTGAGCAAATTGTGGGTGACCTGTTCCAACAACTTATACTCCTTCTCCTTTGCTTCCCAGCTTGGATTTCTTCTTTTTaccctacaaaataaatattgtatgaAAAATTTGGACAGTTCTTCTCATGCATACATGACTTTATTATggattttttatatatacttataGATAGACCGTAGTATATacgaagaagaaagaagtgCATGTGAACTTTTTTACCGACCCATAAAGGGAATACCCACACTTAGATCATCATATGTTCTAGTGTACGTGATGATACGAGAAGAACATGCGTTTTAAGATTTTGCTTAAAGTTGCTTCAAACATGAGAAAATGTGTTCTAATAATCAAAATACTTTTATAAGATTTGTGTTTGATATTTTAGCTTTCTttcaaaaagttcaaatggTCGATTATACATAACAATGTTGTGTCTTATAGATCCACAAATAAAggctttttttttgacaaaaacaaaatgatattcattcattcaaatcgagagattacatcattcaacaccgctaaaaacgtaaagaaTAAATATGCGAACatactcacaacatccaagttaatagcacaTATCGGCGttatgcctacaaaaatatatgataaaattaaagtgaccggaatatTCATggcttccggatctgcaacgttgacgcccaaatctttgattgaataatcgatcttcaatatgaatcaaatgaacaccgcaagaagacgagaaatcaaacagcgccgcacaagacgacgaacaacaaaccaacacacttagatgatgaaatcagaaagaaaaaatctatatctatgtgaaaatcacttatttagattgaaatatagATAACAAGATGAAGAGAggtgatttcaggtcaagaattgacccaaaatcacccttCAATGGAAAATCTAGAAGAGAAAACTTAAAAGAGAAAACTAGGGTCAAAGTTCTTGTATCCATAAAAATGTCAAAGCGACATACAAACAAAGTTTTTAAGATGATTGATTTTGTCATCTAAAAGATTAATGATGCACTTTGTTAAtcgtttgtttttttatttcggtATAATTTCCTACATTAATTTCCTAACAAAATGacgatgatattttaatttaatactaGTAAAAGACAAGGGTTGCAAAAGCTTAAGATCCGGGCCAGTTGCCAGACAATCACTGTTGATAAAGAGGAAATGGCATTCAACTTTAGTGAATGAAAGGTTGTTAACTTTGGTTTACATGAATAGTTATAGCTGGGATGATTCTAGCCAGATAGAAATAGTAGTCCTATACATACTCCAATTATGGGTGTTACTTTAGGATTTTATAtactgttttttttagagaattttatatacatttttttttttgaataaagagaattttatatacatttagaaagttgtaaataaataaatgtcaaATTACAGCAGagcttttaagttatttaaatgAATGCTAAATTACAGcagataaaaatttcatttcaaagtAACAGATGGACAGGAGTAGTACAATTTATAAGGAAGGgggaatattttttatatggaGGGAGTAGAATATTGTTATTGGAATTTGAGCTAGGGGTGCGTTttcccagacattcttaaatcTTAAGGCTTTCAAAATGTTAGCCAGCCACACAAGATGCTGCCAGATAAGTTAACTTAACCTTAGCTTCATTAGCCCTTTCCTTCCTACGGCTGTTGCACTACCTGGCGAATTCAATAAGACATGTAACATATacttaaaaattgaattaaaccTTGATGATTGTGATTGTAAATCATACCTGTTTACTAGTACTTCGTTTGTCCTCAATTACACTATGctcaaaaaattacatatacTCTTTAATACTGTCCTTTTTGCTGTATCTTGATCTAAAATTGCTGAATAATCTATTGATTATCAATGTTGTCAAACACTTGTAATAAATCATGAGACAATCAAACACAATATGTTTTGGGTGAATtgtttcatcttttcttttgctaattttttttaggtgagTTGGGTATTTAGAAAACCAACAATATAGGTTGGATCTatagaggaggcaatcctcatcTTAAGAATCGGTtatgtaaggatgagttaggcctccaATTTCATTATGATATTAGTGTCTGTCGAATTCAAACGTCACCTACCAATTCACGCACCTATCCAAAGAGTGTACTTGAGTGTGACGGCCGATTCACGCACCAAAGCCCAGAGAGTGATGGGCGTGGCGGGCGTGTATTGGGAAAAGCTCATGTCCCAAATTGGATAGATAAGACTTTTGATAAAAGTTTATATAAATGAGGCAAAGGTTGGAGTCGTCTTTGGATTGAGAGTGATTCACCGATAGctattcattcaaatttcatgATTTGGTCTCTTGGGACCTTCGCAATCATTAGAGCAATTGTTTTGCCTCTCCTTTACGCCTCCTATTCTCCCATGTCTTCAGAGAAGGTAACACTTGTGCTGATAAGCTTGCTGCCTTGGGACATGACTTTACTTGGTGGGACACTCTCCCGACGGTCCTCTAAGGAGACTTTTTTCAAATATTGGTGTAATCTTTCGAATTACTggttttcttaattttcttttctttactcttttctcttttttttggaGTATCGGCCTAGTCCCGCCCTTTTTGTATataagtttttcctttttttaataatatatatgagtgCTTGACATAAGATTAGAGGTTCTAAGGGATATAAATCTCGTTGGGATGTTTTATAACTTCTTAGTTGTCATTACACTCTtgattcagaagaaaaaaaaaaaacttatacttGTTTGAaagttttataatatatttttaatatttataatattttaattgagtttagtttttgtataaattcaaaatagaaatttaaatcaaatttatGTGGAGACCACATTTAAAAGGTGATAATTGATAGAAattatctcaaaaaaaattgtatagaaAATACCTCTGAGCAAAATatagaaattaatttaaaattctctttttatgatattttaaaaatattgaaacctatatattttataattatatacatccattcatattaatatttctgaaagaaaaataaaatgtaaaggACATAGGCCTAGTTTATACATGGATGCACTGTATGGTAAGTACATAAGTACTTTTATGACCTCCAATCAAACGGATTCAGAAAATGTAACCGTTGAGATTGTCCCGAGCATTTTGTTTTACTACAAAATTAAAACCAATTCCAAATATTGATTTGTCaatacaaaatccaaaaaaaatattataatacaGCCGAAAGGGTCGTTATCTAGTCTATTCACATTTTCTGCTCTAATTTGTGTATAAGATTCATGTGAAGGAGAAGAAAACAAGTCTTGTTCGTATATAAGATCCTTATGTTATGGATTAAATTATATCGTTATTCAGTTGGTAGCTAGCTAGCTAGCTGGACAGAGATTTTCAACTAACTCTTCCTTTCCTATTCTTATTTAGTGTTAAGTTTTTCTTAATTAAGTATACTAGTGGTACCCTTGGGGGTTAATTAATTGCATAGCAAGCATATGTCGTTGTATTTATATATGCACATGTATGACAGATAGCTCAATACTGGCCCACATTGCCAAGAAAACTTCCGGCATGTTAGTCTGCAAGCAACTTGGATTTGGTCACAAGAATTTGGCTTTCTGTGGATTACAtatgtttaaatttattcatATAATAGTATAAAACAAATTGCATTTGAAACATAATAATAGCGTTTTCCGAACATAATAGGTTTATTTTGGTATGATTTCTATGACACCTATTAAAATGGGTGTAACCGTAACTAATTGTCCTTTCCTTAGTTAAGGTTTGAGACATGCAAGTCGCTCACATACTTTTTAGTTTCTCATAAATTCTTTCTAAGAAAATAATCTTATTTGAAATGTGTAATAACGATTCATTATTCAGTTTATCACGTTCTGGATTATTATTCTATTATGTTTGATGCAACATATATTCATCGCTTAGCTTAGActcaatatattttctattttgttaaaagctaatcaaaacaacaaagaaaaggaaaatatgaAAGATTAAGAACTATTCTCTTAAGAGATAAGTTTTGGTTGCGTCTATCTTGAGGAGACTTAAAATGTCATCTGCAGGAGAAGA containing:
- the LOC11421495 gene encoding uncharacterized protein isoform X2, with the protein product MSEQQSNSNNQLVVQNSGSLSFSSHLSKEDEEMSRSALSTFRAKEEEIEKKKMEVRDKVQFQLGRVEEETKRLATIREELEALADPMRKEVSLVRKRIDSVNKELKPLGHTCQKKEKEYKDALEAFNEKNREKVQLITKLMELVGESERLRMKKLEELSKNIDSMQMQ
- the LOC11421495 gene encoding uncharacterized protein isoform X1 produces the protein MSEQQSNSNNQLVVQNSGSLSFSSHLSKEDEEMSRSALSTFRAKEEEIEKKKMEVRDKVQFQLGRVEEETKRLATIREEYQELEALADPMRKEVSLVRKRIDSVNKELKPLGHTCQKKEKEYKDALEAFNEKNREKVQLITKLMELVGESERLRMKKLEELSKNIDSMQMQ